In Bacteroidetes bacterium GWF2_43_63, a single genomic region encodes these proteins:
- a CDS encoding Na+-transporting NADH:ubiquinone oxidoreductase subunit D encodes MNMLTISGSPHLHARGDAGKVMRLVILAMLPALLGSFYLFGLGAVKVVLVSVLACVLIEYLIQRFLLKDKSTIGDGSAVVTGILLAFNVPSNLPVWIILIGALVAIGIGKMSFGGLGKNPFNPALVGRVFLLISFPVQMTSWPKPIESASALTDVVTGPTPLALLKESDGFTAAMAKPEMPDYLNMLLGNMGGSVGEVSALLLLIGAALLLITRVITWHIPVSYILGAVLFSGILWLYDPAYYADPVFHLITGGMMLGVFFMATDMVTSPMSPLGMLIFGFMCGFLTILIRVFGAYPEGVSFAILIMNAFVPLLNKIKPKRFGEVVNNG; translated from the coding sequence ATGAATATGCTGACCATTTCAGGATCACCGCACTTACACGCCAGGGGCGATGCCGGAAAAGTCATGCGGCTGGTTATTCTTGCCATGCTGCCTGCACTCCTGGGATCATTCTACCTTTTCGGGCTGGGTGCCGTGAAAGTCGTTTTAGTATCGGTTTTGGCTTGTGTACTGATCGAGTATCTTATTCAACGGTTTTTACTCAAGGACAAATCAACCATTGGAGACGGCTCTGCTGTAGTTACCGGCATTTTGCTGGCCTTCAATGTGCCAAGTAACCTTCCGGTATGGATCATTCTCATCGGGGCTCTGGTTGCCATTGGCATTGGAAAAATGTCTTTTGGTGGTTTGGGCAAAAATCCATTTAACCCTGCTCTTGTAGGACGTGTATTTCTGCTAATTTCATTCCCGGTGCAGATGACAAGCTGGCCAAAACCCATTGAATCGGCCTCTGCACTTACTGATGTGGTCACTGGACCAACGCCACTGGCCTTGCTTAAGGAAAGTGATGGTTTTACGGCTGCAATGGCGAAACCGGAAATGCCGGATTATTTGAATATGCTGCTTGGAAATATGGGCGGCTCAGTTGGTGAAGTTTCTGCCTTGTTGCTGCTAATTGGTGCTGCATTGTTACTTATTACACGTGTTATTACCTGGCACATTCCGGTATCCTACATTCTGGGTGCCGTACTATTTTCCGGAATTTTGTGGCTCTATGATCCGGCTTATTATGCCGATCCGGTGTTTCATCTGATAACCGGGGGTATGATGCTCGGAGTATTCTTTATGGCAACAGATATGGTAACATCTCCCATGAGTCCGCTTGGGATGCTGATATTTGGCTTTATGTGCGGGTTTTTGACTATTCTCATCCGGGTCTTTGGAGCTTACCCGGAAGGAGT
- a CDS encoding electron transporter RnfC, translating into MLKTFKMGGVHPEECKLSEHSAIEIIEAPDTVYVMLNQNLGAPSVPVVSKGDKVKIGQLIAKGEAFISASIHSPVSGTVDKVDAWADASGYRKPVIIIKKDGEEWNEGIDTSKDLVKEIKASKAEIIDIVKNSGIVGLGGAAFPTHVKLMVPQGKKAEYLIINAVECEPYLTADHRLMLEKGEEIMIGVQILMKALEVNKAIIGIENNKPDAIELLSKLAQKYSGISVIALKLKYPQGAEKQLIKAAINREVPSGKLPIEVGCVVQNVGTTFAVYEAVQKNKPLIERVVTVTGKKVSKPSNFMVRIGTPVSVLLDKCGGIPEGTGKMINGGPMMGKAFASTDISVTKGTSGILLMDEKEAKRVKEYNCIRCARCTTVCPMGLEPFLLGLAGENQNWEIAENNRVMDCMECGSCQFTCPSGRPLLDNIRLGKNKVGQIIRKRNN; encoded by the coding sequence ATGTTGAAGACTTTCAAAATGGGCGGTGTTCATCCCGAAGAATGCAAACTTTCGGAACACAGTGCCATTGAAATCATTGAAGCTCCCGACACCGTATATGTCATGCTGAACCAGAATCTCGGAGCCCCTTCGGTTCCCGTGGTAAGCAAAGGCGACAAAGTGAAAATCGGTCAGCTTATAGCAAAAGGCGAAGCATTCATTTCGGCTTCCATTCATTCACCCGTGTCAGGAACTGTTGACAAGGTTGATGCCTGGGCCGATGCTTCGGGTTACCGCAAACCGGTGATCATCATTAAAAAAGATGGTGAAGAGTGGAATGAAGGCATTGACACTTCTAAAGATCTGGTGAAGGAAATCAAAGCTTCGAAAGCTGAAATCATCGATATAGTCAAGAATTCAGGCATCGTTGGTCTGGGTGGAGCTGCATTTCCAACCCATGTAAAACTCATGGTTCCTCAGGGGAAAAAAGCAGAATACCTTATCATTAATGCCGTTGAATGTGAACCATATCTCACCGCCGACCATCGTTTGATGCTTGAAAAAGGCGAAGAAATCATGATTGGCGTTCAGATTCTGATGAAAGCACTTGAAGTAAACAAGGCCATCATCGGAATTGAAAACAATAAGCCGGATGCGATTGAGCTGCTATCGAAACTCGCGCAGAAATACTCCGGCATCAGCGTAATTGCATTGAAACTGAAATACCCGCAGGGAGCCGAAAAACAGCTGATTAAAGCAGCCATTAATCGCGAAGTACCGAGTGGTAAATTGCCCATTGAAGTTGGTTGTGTTGTTCAGAATGTCGGAACTACGTTCGCGGTTTATGAGGCTGTTCAAAAGAACAAACCATTGATCGAAAGAGTAGTGACTGTAACAGGAAAAAAAGTTTCGAAGCCTTCGAATTTCATGGTTCGGATTGGCACACCGGTTTCTGTATTGCTTGACAAATGTGGTGGCATACCTGAAGGAACCGGAAAAATGATCAATGGCGGCCCCATGATGGGGAAAGCTTTTGCATCAACCGACATATCTGTAACCAAGGGTACGAGCGGAATTCTGCTGATGGATGAAAAAGAAGCAAAACGTGTAAAAGAATACAACTGTATTCGTTGCGCCCGTTGCACTACCGTCTGCCCAATGGGATTAGAGCCATTTCTGCTTGGTCTGGCTGGTGAAAACCAGAACTGGGAAATTGCTGAAAACAACCGCGTGATGGATTGCATGGAATGCGGCTCATGCCAGTTCACATGTCCTTCGGGCAGACCTTTACTCGACAACATCCGTCTGGGTAAAAACAAGGTTGGACAAATTATAAGAAAAAGAAACAATTAA